Proteins encoded by one window of Bacillus rossius redtenbacheri isolate Brsri chromosome 3, Brsri_v3, whole genome shotgun sequence:
- the LOC134530689 gene encoding uncharacterized protein LOC134530689 isoform X2: MPTTKVPELYQLCLENLVHNGEFWLKKKADKKSSQPLNNSFESLPSSFQQDLLDTYERIHSHPGRCSFWQEQQEKWRLFVTSQVCKLTITEYTEKASLLHIAATCRNLKHLELKYVKEVLSYLKAISPCLCTIVTLDFETMAHVNSTSLKYIRNRCPKLRVLILRSCFLTDKSISQLKHLPTLTELDLRDTEVTAAGVSHVLRNNPQLRTLLHPEVGRALQKMHSAKTWLVRVEMSLFAQTANYRLREIELELCTKDHCNMLAMVVLVCPHIERVRVEFDARISSQALLPLAKLKRLSQLDVQCISSGNRKPWEEHQSESMTLFEGSIVPILKSHGNQLSTVSLEGIVGVNMKILQDLCTRLMTLGLYYNWYLHDSFPLPKDLKASKPFPTLKRLLFGSNFGNDDFPAVYLEWLLSNANLEELSLSASPLFTDDLFTRVFANSLSFPHLRSLELAYCNVTPELIVEFLARCGRKALQKLSICGPFVREQAPPAMCYIICEKLDVHVEAYSYSFVKIKKRIVRYKQDLSFVSSPQHSLESRHHHPYLDVKKQWRQDFQC, encoded by the exons ATGCCAACTACTAAGGTTCCAGAACTATATCAATTATGCCTGGAAAATCTTGTACACAATGGAGAATTTTGGTTGAAAAAGAAGGCTGATAAAAAGAGCTCACAGCCTTTGAATAATTCCTTTGAGAGTTtac CCTCCAGTTTCCAGCAGGACCTGTTGGACACCTACGAGCGCATCCACAGCCACCCTGGCAGATGCAGCTTCTGGCAGGAGCAGCAGGAGAAGTGGAGGCTGTTTGTGACGTCGCAGGTGTGCAAGCTGACAATCACAGAGTACACGGAGAAGGCCAGCCTTCTGCACATTGCAGCCACGTGTCGG aATTTGAAGCATCTAGAACTGAAGTATGTAAAAGAAGTTTTATCATACTTAAAAGCTATTTCACCATGTCTTTGTACAATTGTCACTTTGGACTTTGAAACAATGGCTCATGTGAACAGTACATCTCTCAAGTACATCAGAAATCGCTGCCCAAAATTAAG AGTTCTCATTTTGAGGTCATGTTTTCTGACAGACAAATCCATCAGTCAGTTGAAACACCTGCCAACACTGACAGAACTCGACCTGAGAGACACAGAGGTGACTGCTGCAGGAGTTTCTCATGTCCTTCGAAACAACCCTCAGCTGCGCACATTACTACATCCGGAAGTAGGACGCGCACTTCAGAAGATGCACTCCGCAAAGACATGGCTTGTTCGAGTCGAGATGAGCTTGTTTGCACAGACTGCCAACTACCGCCTGCGGGAGATAGAGCTAGAACTGTGCACCAAGGACCACTGCAACATGCTTGCGATGGTGGTACTCGTGTGTCCTCACATCGAACGAGTTCGCGTCGAGTTTGATGCACGTATATCATCACAGGCCCTGCTGCCTTTGGCCAAGTTGAAGAGGCTATCACAATTAGATGTTCAGTGCATTTCCAGTGGGAACAGGAAGCCTTGGGAGGAACATCAATCTGAGAGCATGACTCTGTTCGAAGGGAGTATCGTTCCCATCTTAAAGTCTCATGGCAATCAGCTATCTACTGTTTCTTTGGAGGGCATTGTCGGGGTCAACATGAAGATCCTTCAGGATCTTTGCACTCGCTTGATGACGTTGGGTCTGTACTACAACTGGTATTTACACGACTCCTTCCCACTGCCCAAAGATTTAAAGGCGTCCAAACCATTCCCCACCTTAAAGAGGTTGCTGTTTGGCTCGAACTTCGGCAATGACGACTTTCCTGCAGTGTACCTGGAGTGGCTCTTGTCAAATGCTAACCTGGAGGAGTTGTCGCTGTCTGCTTCCCCCCTCTTCACTGATGACCTATTCACTAGAGTGTTTGCTAACTCCCTCTCATTTCCACACCTGCGTTCTCTCGAGTTGGCATATTGTAATGTGACACCTGAACTTATTGTAGAGTTTCTTGCTCGCTGTGGTCGCAAAGCACTGCAGAAACTAAGTATATGTGGACCATTTGTCAGGGAACAAGCCCCACCAGCTATGTGTTACATAATCTGTGAGAAACTGGATGTGCATGTTGAAGCATACTCTTACTCCTTTGTAAAAATCAAGAAGCGAATAGTGCGATACAAACAAGATCTTAGCTTTGTCAG CTCCCCGCAGCATTCGCTGGAGTCTCGCCACCACCACCCGTACCTGGACGTCAAGAAGCAGTGGCGACAGGACTTTCAGTGCTAG